From the Natrarchaeobaculum aegyptiacum genome, one window contains:
- a CDS encoding TAXI family TRAP transporter solute-binding subunit encodes MEDRRLNSVPRTSRRTFLAAAGAGSTLALAGCLDGGLGDDNGDTGGSGDDSDLVIVTSESETGTYAASQGIASTVDTNSDMISVDAQPSQGTSDNIGRLGRGEADIGMIQHRAALDILEGEAPYDDLGYEPQQILNYNDLPWLLVNNHGWTSIDEIEDGATISPTPGSSGTRDTLTDALDYALDDYETISVSYGEQAGAMQEGQLDVGVVTISNFDFEAAWIQEMKQTVDTYVLEWPEEVVEDLENDPGVPVETVDMTRDHLDGYAHVPDEAVAINIPYNFVVRDDLEYDVVYEFLETLYEHREEMEDDHAYLGYFMDDEWFTSRMYDDFPFHPAAADFYQEIGVWDDDFVVGE; translated from the coding sequence ATGGAAGATCGGAGACTCAACAGCGTACCTCGTACATCACGACGAACGTTCCTCGCCGCTGCAGGAGCCGGTTCGACACTCGCACTCGCAGGCTGTCTCGATGGCGGACTCGGAGACGATAATGGTGATACTGGTGGCAGCGGCGACGATTCGGATCTCGTGATCGTCACCTCGGAGTCGGAAACTGGGACCTATGCCGCCAGCCAGGGGATTGCGTCGACCGTCGACACCAACAGTGACATGATCAGCGTCGACGCCCAGCCGAGTCAGGGAACCTCCGACAACATCGGTCGTCTCGGACGCGGCGAGGCAGACATCGGAATGATTCAACACCGCGCGGCGCTCGACATTCTCGAGGGCGAAGCGCCATACGACGACCTTGGCTACGAACCACAGCAAATCCTCAACTACAACGACCTCCCGTGGCTGCTCGTGAACAACCACGGCTGGACATCGATCGACGAGATCGAAGACGGAGCTACCATCTCTCCTACGCCCGGGTCCTCGGGGACGAGAGATACGCTGACGGACGCACTCGATTACGCCCTCGACGATTACGAAACCATCAGCGTCTCCTACGGCGAACAGGCGGGTGCAATGCAAGAGGGGCAACTGGACGTCGGCGTCGTGACGATCTCGAACTTCGACTTCGAGGCAGCATGGATTCAGGAGATGAAACAGACGGTCGACACGTACGTTCTGGAGTGGCCCGAGGAGGTCGTCGAGGACCTCGAGAACGACCCCGGAGTTCCAGTCGAAACGGTCGACATGACCAGAGACCACCTCGACGGCTACGCCCACGTACCCGACGAGGCAGTCGCGATCAATATTCCGTATAACTTCGTCGTTCGCGACGACCTCGAGTACGACGTCGTCTACGAGTTCCTCGAGACGCTGTACGAACACCGCGAAGAGATGGAAGACGACCACGCCTACCTGGGATACTTCATGGACGACGAGTGGTTCACGTCGCGTATGTACGATGACTTCCCCTTCCACCCCGCGGCAGCCGACTTCTACCAAGAGATCGGCGTCTGGGACGACGACTTCGTCGTCGGGGAGTAA
- a CDS encoding TRAP transporter permease — MNVLSRVKSQPRSYVALNGVTSVLAVLFTAYTLHYAITLWTIRLEYSVIFLGLGLATFFFDEARKHFRPSSDDTPTEDVEAMGDGGKSGLVDEVQQLWARVDPYVAMVLGALSLAASAYVWINFQRLHEEVHLLGFELADFAVGLILIGLALEATRRAFGWVIAMVTVASIGYAHALIGPNLPGLLRHTGLDWTDVATEGAVGLTGVYHDTLMGIGSTWVAIFIMFAGIAKAYGLMDFVLEVGRELGKSLRTGVVQIAVIASMIMGSITGSAAANTATTGSFTIPMMKDQGIRSEYAASIEAVASAGGQMLPPVMGVAAFLMADFVDVPYVTIIQAGIIPAALFYLSVGIAVHFLVLKFGWTTPNTGSFDYRVLTKGIHFAVPLAVLLYFLIWRQFTPLTAGLYTIAVMFAIGIVVSLARKAYQSELSPRAPLEELETVVLGLRRGGLEMAPLVGVLAAMGIIIQMLTQTGLAQRTSTMIVGLGGGLLVVVLLLAMVASILFGLGMPTPAAYVLVVVLVAPGVMEMGVPEITTHMFVFYFAMLSAITPPVAISVAVGSRIANTDFMTACVNALRIGAPGFLIPFALITNESLIYWSMETLVAFPVVFAGTVAIIVATVRFDGARTLSLPWVGAYVVLSFAAMYGSILHVGVQLVAATVIVATLAHAKFVVGYDSNRVASPSSTPE; from the coding sequence ATGAACGTTCTTTCACGGGTGAAATCACAACCGCGGTCCTACGTCGCATTGAACGGAGTGACGTCTGTTCTCGCGGTGCTGTTCACGGCGTATACGCTTCACTACGCGATCACGCTGTGGACGATCAGACTCGAGTACTCGGTGATCTTTCTCGGACTCGGGCTCGCGACGTTTTTCTTCGACGAGGCGCGAAAACACTTCAGGCCGTCGTCAGACGACACGCCAACCGAGGACGTCGAGGCGATGGGGGACGGTGGAAAGAGCGGGCTCGTCGACGAGGTTCAACAGCTGTGGGCGCGAGTAGATCCATACGTGGCGATGGTCCTCGGAGCCCTCTCGCTGGCGGCCAGCGCCTACGTCTGGATAAACTTCCAGCGCCTCCACGAAGAGGTCCACCTTCTCGGGTTCGAACTCGCAGACTTCGCCGTCGGACTCATCCTGATTGGGCTGGCACTCGAGGCGACGCGGCGAGCGTTCGGCTGGGTAATTGCGATGGTCACGGTAGCATCGATTGGGTATGCTCACGCCCTGATTGGCCCGAATCTACCAGGGCTGCTCCGTCACACTGGCCTCGACTGGACCGACGTCGCAACCGAGGGTGCCGTCGGACTTACCGGAGTGTACCACGACACGCTGATGGGGATCGGTTCGACCTGGGTGGCGATCTTCATCATGTTCGCCGGGATCGCCAAAGCCTACGGGTTGATGGATTTCGTCCTCGAAGTCGGTCGTGAGCTTGGGAAAAGTCTTCGGACAGGTGTCGTCCAGATCGCCGTCATCGCGAGTATGATCATGGGGTCGATCACCGGGAGCGCGGCCGCAAACACGGCGACGACGGGAAGCTTCACGATCCCGATGATGAAAGATCAGGGCATCCGGTCTGAGTATGCAGCCTCGATCGAAGCCGTCGCGTCTGCAGGCGGCCAGATGCTCCCGCCGGTAATGGGCGTCGCTGCGTTCCTGATGGCTGACTTCGTCGACGTTCCGTACGTCACCATCATTCAGGCAGGGATCATCCCGGCCGCGCTGTTCTACCTGAGCGTCGGCATCGCGGTCCACTTCCTGGTACTCAAGTTCGGCTGGACGACGCCGAATACAGGGTCGTTCGACTATCGAGTCCTCACCAAGGGTATCCACTTTGCCGTTCCACTAGCCGTCTTGCTGTATTTCCTCATCTGGCGGCAGTTTACACCGTTGACAGCTGGTCTCTACACGATCGCGGTGATGTTCGCCATCGGAATCGTGGTATCTCTCGCGAGAAAGGCCTATCAGAGCGAGCTTTCCCCTCGCGCACCGCTCGAAGAACTCGAGACCGTCGTTCTCGGGTTGCGCCGTGGCGGCCTCGAGATGGCTCCCCTGGTTGGCGTGCTGGCAGCGATGGGGATCATCATCCAGATGTTGACACAGACTGGGCTCGCCCAGCGGACGAGCACGATGATCGTCGGGCTCGGCGGAGGGCTGCTGGTCGTCGTCTTGCTTCTGGCGATGGTCGCGAGTATCCTGTTCGGGCTCGGGATGCCGACGCCAGCAGCGTACGTTCTCGTCGTCGTGCTGGTTGCTCCGGGAGTCATGGAGATGGGCGTTCCGGAGATCACGACACACATGTTCGTCTTCTACTTCGCCATGCTCTCGGCGATCACGCCTCCAGTGGCAATCTCGGTCGCCGTGGGGTCGCGGATTGCGAACACCGACTTCATGACGGCGTGTGTCAATGCGTTGCGAATCGGTGCGCCGGGCTTCCTGATCCCCTTTGCCCTGATCACGAACGAGAGTCTGATCTACTGGTCGATGGAGACGCTCGTCGCGTTCCCGGTCGTCTTCGCAGGAACCGTCGCGATCATCGTCGCAACGGTCCGGTTCGACGGTGCGCGAACCCTCTCACTGCCATGGGTCGGTGCATACGTCGTCCTGTCGTTTGCAGCGATGTACGGGTCGATCCTTCACGTCGGCGTCCAGCTCGTCGCCGCAACGGTCATCGTCGCCACGCTGGCACACGCGAAGTTCGTCGTTGGCTACGACTCGAACAGGGTGGCATCACCCTCGTCGACGCCCGAGTGA
- a CDS encoding TAXI family TRAP transporter solute-binding subunit, with translation MARDRYVSRRKVLASAAAGTTLSVAGCLGGSDTEGTDEQTIRMQTATEGTTAYAANGGLAAVVNEHTDDLFVEARPSAGSEANIGALMREDVEMVYVQNWTMNQILEGVEPFHEVNFEPAQILHFYSLPWFFLTADDELETLSDIGPETQVNPTPEGSGTAPALEHALSFAADDYERVSYGYSEQGPAMEEGRLDVGSGTYLNFSIEPGWLQEIGGTVDTKILSVPDDVREEWEADPGMAVESFPTDELESIADGPDEIATPVMEYNFISRTDLDYDTVYGFLDVLYENREELGNYHAVLELLEAEENMTELLFDDVPMHAAAYDFWDEHGLADGFERADEP, from the coding sequence ATGGCCAGAGATAGGTACGTGAGCCGACGAAAGGTTCTAGCGAGCGCAGCAGCAGGGACGACGCTCTCGGTCGCAGGATGCCTCGGTGGAAGCGATACCGAGGGGACAGATGAACAGACGATCCGGATGCAAACGGCAACGGAGGGAACAACCGCGTACGCGGCAAACGGGGGACTCGCCGCGGTCGTCAACGAGCACACCGACGACCTTTTTGTCGAAGCTCGGCCCAGTGCGGGCTCTGAAGCAAACATCGGTGCACTCATGCGCGAGGACGTAGAGATGGTCTACGTCCAGAACTGGACGATGAACCAGATCCTCGAGGGAGTCGAACCGTTCCACGAGGTCAATTTCGAGCCTGCACAGATTCTCCACTTTTACTCACTGCCGTGGTTCTTCCTGACCGCCGACGACGAACTCGAGACACTCTCGGATATCGGTCCAGAGACCCAGGTCAACCCCACACCAGAAGGGTCGGGTACCGCTCCCGCACTGGAACACGCTCTATCGTTCGCTGCCGACGACTACGAACGCGTCAGCTACGGATACAGCGAGCAGGGACCAGCGATGGAAGAGGGCCGACTCGACGTCGGCTCCGGTACGTATCTGAATTTCTCGATCGAACCCGGCTGGCTTCAGGAGATCGGCGGCACGGTCGACACCAAGATCCTCTCGGTACCGGACGACGTCAGAGAGGAATGGGAGGCCGATCCCGGGATGGCCGTTGAATCGTTCCCCACCGACGAACTCGAAAGTATCGCGGACGGTCCGGACGAAATCGCGACACCGGTGATGGAGTACAACTTCATCAGTCGCACCGACCTCGATTACGATACCGTCTACGGCTTCCTCGACGTGCTCTACGAGAACCGCGAAGAGCTCGGGAACTATCATGCCGTCCTCGAGTTGCTCGAAGCCGAAGAGAACATGACCGAGCTGCTGTTCGACGACGTGCCGATGCACGCGGCAGCGTACGACTTCTGGGACGAGCACGGGCTCGCTGACGGGTTCGAACGCGCCGACGAGCCATAG
- a CDS encoding acyl-CoA dehydrogenase family protein, whose amino-acid sequence MLDYVQLEEDLDQEERLIRDTARDFVEEHIKPDIGEHFENGTFPTELISEMGELGFYAPNLEGYGSPNVSETAYGLLMQELEAGDSGLRSMASVQGALVMYPIHAYGSEEQKEEWLPELGKGEAVGCFGLTEPEHGSNPSAMETYAERDGDGYVLNGSKTWITNSPIADVAVVWARDRSADENPVRGFLVETDRDGVSTNKITEKLSLRASITGEIGLNDVYVPEENVLPGVSGMKGPLSCLTQARYGIAWGAVGAARDCFEEARQYALDREQFGGPIGRFQLQQQKLAEMATQITLGQLLVYRVAEIKERGDLEPAHISLAKRNNVRMARNQARIAREMLGGNGITTDYSPMRHMANLETVYTYEGTHDIHTLVLGQDLTGIPAYE is encoded by the coding sequence ATGCTCGACTACGTTCAGCTCGAGGAGGACCTCGACCAGGAAGAGAGACTGATCCGGGACACGGCTCGAGACTTCGTCGAAGAACACATCAAGCCAGATATCGGCGAGCACTTCGAAAACGGCACGTTCCCGACCGAACTCATCTCCGAGATGGGTGAACTTGGCTTCTACGCGCCCAACCTCGAGGGCTATGGCTCCCCGAACGTCTCCGAGACTGCCTACGGCCTGCTGATGCAGGAACTCGAGGCGGGCGATTCGGGGCTGCGTTCGATGGCCTCGGTGCAGGGTGCGCTCGTGATGTACCCCATCCACGCCTACGGGAGCGAGGAGCAGAAAGAGGAGTGGCTCCCCGAACTCGGTAAAGGCGAGGCCGTCGGCTGTTTCGGCCTCACCGAACCCGAACACGGCTCGAACCCGTCGGCGATGGAGACCTACGCCGAACGGGACGGTGATGGCTACGTCCTGAACGGCTCGAAAACCTGGATCACGAACTCGCCGATCGCCGACGTCGCCGTCGTCTGGGCGCGCGACCGCTCGGCCGACGAGAATCCCGTTCGCGGATTCCTCGTCGAGACCGACCGCGACGGCGTCAGCACGAACAAGATCACGGAGAAGCTCTCGCTGCGCGCTTCCATCACCGGCGAGATCGGCCTCAACGACGTTTACGTGCCCGAGGAGAACGTCCTGCCGGGCGTCTCCGGGATGAAAGGTCCACTCTCGTGTCTCACGCAGGCCCGCTACGGCATCGCGTGGGGAGCCGTCGGCGCCGCACGGGACTGCTTCGAGGAGGCCCGCCAGTACGCACTCGACCGCGAGCAGTTCGGTGGCCCGATCGGGCGCTTCCAGCTCCAGCAGCAGAAACTCGCCGAGATGGCCACCCAGATTACCCTGGGTCAGCTGCTCGTCTACCGCGTCGCCGAGATCAAAGAACGCGGCGACCTCGAGCCGGCACACATCTCGCTGGCCAAGCGAAACAACGTGCGCATGGCGCGCAACCAGGCCCGAATCGCCCGTGAGATGCTCGGGGGCAACGGGATCACGACCGATTACTCGCCGATGCGTCACATGGCGAACCTCGAGACCGTCTACACCTACGAGGGCACCCACGATATCCACACGCTCGTCCTCGGCCAGGACCTGACTGGCATCCCCGCGTACGAGTAA
- a CDS encoding IclR family transcriptional regulator, producing MASKDGQGDADGVSTTRKTFEILETIRDEEGLSITELTRRTGLPKSTVFRHVKTLEDLGYLVERDSGYYVGLRFLQISETARTRRVGYTAAKRKVFELGRETEERAVFIVEEEYDAVYVHRYGSLADTMIGARRPLHTMASGKVILAEWDDDDVRTFLEESDLEPVTRNTITDPDDLFEELECVRERGYAVNDQEHMDGLRGVAVPVYTPGDDLLGALGVFGPTSRLKGEYLHDELTTLLQEKAGEIRVTLAYG from the coding sequence ATGGCCAGCAAGGACGGTCAGGGGGACGCCGATGGGGTCTCGACGACCCGAAAGACCTTCGAGATCCTCGAGACCATCCGGGACGAGGAGGGGCTCTCGATCACGGAGTTGACCCGTCGGACTGGACTGCCCAAGAGTACCGTCTTCCGGCACGTCAAGACGCTCGAGGACCTCGGCTACCTCGTCGAACGCGACAGCGGTTACTACGTGGGACTGCGTTTTCTCCAGATCAGCGAGACGGCCCGGACCCGGCGCGTCGGCTACACTGCCGCCAAGCGTAAGGTGTTCGAACTCGGCCGCGAGACCGAGGAACGTGCCGTCTTCATCGTCGAAGAGGAGTACGACGCCGTCTACGTCCACCGGTACGGAAGCCTGGCGGACACGATGATCGGTGCGCGCCGGCCACTTCACACCATGGCCTCCGGGAAGGTCATCCTCGCCGAGTGGGACGACGACGACGTCCGGACGTTCCTCGAGGAGTCGGACCTCGAACCCGTTACCCGCAATACGATCACGGACCCCGACGACCTGTTCGAGGAACTCGAGTGCGTTCGCGAGCGGGGGTACGCGGTCAACGATCAGGAACACATGGATGGACTTCGCGGCGTCGCCGTCCCCGTGTACACGCCCGGAGACGACCTTCTCGGGGCGCTCGGGGTCTTCGGGCCGACCAGCCGGCTCAAAGGAGAGTACCTCCACGACGAACTCACGACGCTCTTACAGGAGAAAGCCGGTGAGATTCGGGTGACGCTCGCCTACGGCTGA
- the rdfA gene encoding rod-determining factor RdfA yields MAEERASPGPRPKVARLIDQYGLEGVGDELEAKWTDPGADESLRSLADWFNERLLRTALSEAGVDTLSEDVSRLYAVLAGETGSRGERTQLERRLERGGVDVATLTDAFVSYGAIRSYLVGHRNVTPPTASPGPDREDAADTIERLRQRTTTVTTDKLERLRETDELDVGTHRVLVDVQVLCERCGKQYEVTRLLETGACDCFQA; encoded by the coding sequence ATGGCAGAGGAACGCGCCAGCCCGGGCCCCCGTCCGAAAGTCGCCCGGCTCATCGACCAGTACGGACTCGAGGGCGTCGGCGACGAACTCGAGGCGAAGTGGACCGATCCCGGTGCGGACGAGAGCCTCCGAAGCCTCGCCGACTGGTTCAACGAACGGCTCCTCCGGACCGCGCTGTCGGAGGCCGGGGTCGACACCCTCTCGGAGGACGTCTCACGCCTCTACGCGGTCCTCGCTGGCGAAACGGGGAGTCGGGGCGAACGAACACAACTCGAGCGCCGACTCGAGCGCGGGGGCGTCGACGTGGCGACCTTGACCGACGCGTTCGTCTCCTACGGCGCGATTCGCTCGTATCTTGTCGGTCACAGGAACGTCACGCCGCCGACGGCCTCACCCGGTCCCGATCGTGAGGATGCCGCGGACACGATCGAACGGCTCAGACAGCGGACCACGACCGTCACGACGGATAAACTCGAGCGACTTCGAGAGACGGACGAACTGGACGTCGGGACCCACCGCGTGCTCGTCGACGTACAGGTCCTCTGTGAACGCTGTGGGAAGCAATACGAGGTGACGCGCCTGCTCGAGACGGGCGCGTGTGACTGTTTTCAGGCGTAG
- a CDS encoding archaea-specific SMC-related protein, whose protein sequence is MATQQPIAQQARLHARNVGGIDETTVGLESGVTVLAGRNATNRTSLLQAFMAALGGESASLKADAEEGTAELEIGDQTYRRTLERRGDTVVMGGEPFLDEPELAELFAFLLESNPARRAVTTEDDLREIILRPVDTDEIEANIRRLQSEKDQLTDELDRLESLKGRLPKLEQERTDLEGKIEDKRAELAEITDAIEAAESADDTTDDDDGELEEKLTTLRERRAAFDDVRFDRETERESLAALRSEREELEEELEELPDPGSLNRAEVDDEIDRLQRRSQSIDSVVSQLQSIVQFNEEMLEGAHPEIRELLADSDGDDSDVTDQLLADEETVQCWTCGSAVERGEIEDTIDRLRSLQESKLAERDDLESQIKSLRSERREIDQTRSQRERIESRLEDVDAEIDRREERLEDLEERRDELEAEIEELEAEAEALEAAQDADESEDDEEESLLELNRQANELEFSLGRLERDLETTTDEIDEIESALDEEDDLEARLEEVRDELEELRTRIDRIEREAVEAFNEHMDAVLEVLEYENIERIWIERVARTVREGRRTVERTAFDLHIVRSTEGGRTFEDTIDHLSESEREVTGLIFALAGYLVHEVYEVVPFMLLDSLEALDSSRIAKLVDYFEEYTDYLVVALLPEDAAAIGDEHDRITEI, encoded by the coding sequence ATGGCTACGCAGCAACCGATCGCCCAGCAGGCACGATTGCACGCCCGCAACGTCGGGGGTATCGACGAAACGACCGTCGGCCTCGAGTCGGGCGTCACCGTGCTGGCGGGGCGAAACGCGACCAATCGGACGTCACTGTTGCAGGCGTTCATGGCGGCTCTCGGCGGCGAATCTGCCTCCCTGAAAGCCGATGCCGAAGAGGGAACCGCCGAACTCGAGATTGGCGATCAGACGTACAGACGAACGCTCGAACGGCGGGGCGATACCGTCGTCATGGGCGGGGAACCGTTCCTCGACGAGCCGGAACTGGCCGAACTCTTCGCGTTCTTGCTCGAATCGAACCCGGCCCGCCGGGCGGTCACCACCGAGGACGACCTCCGGGAGATCATCCTCCGGCCGGTCGACACCGACGAGATCGAGGCCAACATCCGGCGGCTCCAGTCCGAAAAAGACCAACTGACGGACGAACTCGACCGCCTCGAGTCGCTCAAGGGACGACTTCCGAAACTCGAACAGGAGCGCACCGACCTCGAGGGCAAGATCGAGGACAAACGCGCCGAACTCGCAGAGATCACCGACGCGATCGAGGCCGCCGAGTCCGCCGACGACACGACCGACGACGACGATGGCGAACTCGAAGAGAAGCTCACGACCCTCCGGGAGCGGCGGGCGGCGTTCGACGACGTCCGGTTCGACCGCGAGACCGAACGCGAGAGTCTCGCTGCCCTTCGGTCCGAACGCGAGGAACTCGAGGAGGAGCTCGAAGAGCTTCCCGATCCGGGCTCGCTCAACCGCGCCGAGGTCGACGACGAGATCGACCGCCTCCAGCGCCGGTCCCAGTCGATCGACAGCGTCGTCAGCCAGCTCCAGAGCATCGTCCAGTTCAACGAGGAGATGCTCGAGGGGGCCCATCCCGAAATACGGGAACTGCTCGCCGACAGCGACGGCGACGACAGCGACGTCACCGATCAACTGCTGGCGGACGAAGAAACGGTCCAGTGCTGGACCTGTGGCAGCGCCGTCGAGCGCGGCGAAATCGAAGACACGATCGACCGGCTGCGCTCGCTCCAGGAGTCGAAACTCGCAGAACGCGACGACCTCGAGAGCCAGATCAAATCGCTGCGATCTGAACGCCGCGAGATCGACCAGACGCGCTCCCAGCGTGAGCGAATCGAGAGCCGTCTCGAGGACGTCGACGCCGAGATCGACCGCCGCGAAGAACGCCTCGAAGACCTCGAGGAGCGCCGTGACGAACTCGAGGCCGAAATCGAGGAGCTCGAGGCCGAGGCCGAAGCACTCGAGGCCGCACAGGACGCCGACGAGAGCGAAGACGACGAGGAGGAGAGCCTGCTCGAACTCAACCGCCAGGCGAACGAACTCGAGTTCTCGCTAGGTCGCTTAGAGCGCGACCTCGAGACGACGACCGACGAGATCGACGAGATCGAGTCCGCACTCGACGAAGAGGACGACCTCGAGGCCCGACTCGAGGAGGTTCGAGACGAACTCGAAGAGCTTCGGACCCGGATCGACCGGATCGAACGCGAGGCCGTCGAGGCGTTCAACGAGCACATGGACGCCGTCCTCGAGGTGCTCGAGTACGAGAACATCGAGCGGATCTGGATCGAACGCGTCGCCCGGACCGTTCGCGAGGGACGACGTACCGTCGAACGCACCGCCTTCGACCTCCACATCGTGCGCTCGACCGAGGGCGGCCGCACCTTCGAGGACACGATCGACCACCTCTCGGAGAGCGAACGCGAAGTGACGGGCCTGATCTTCGCGCTCGCTGGCTACCTCGTCCACGAGGTCTACGAGGTCGTTCCGTTCATGCTGCTCGACTCACTCGAGGCACTCGACTCCAGTCGCATCGCCAAACTCGTCGACTACTTCGAGGAGTACACCGACTACCTCGTCGTCGCGTTGCTCCCCGAGGACGCCGCCGCGATCGGCGACGAACACGACCGGATCACCGAGATCTAA